From the genome of Chelmon rostratus isolate fCheRos1 chromosome 1, fCheRos1.pri, whole genome shotgun sequence, one region includes:
- the depdc7a gene encoding DEP domain-containing protein 7 isoform X2, with protein MAGKPFRATYIWSSIIANLHTHVEVKRRRHNLKSYHDCFLGSEAVDVVLAHLTLNRFFGDEAVPRHKAVRLCQALMDSRVFEPVGIKVFGKEKKRATFEDSSCSLYRFLSPTTTSSSSLTNSNSHSTSTIESGYDSPSMNRNKNSFGPSRERQEVLSYSTHSPVKTDKSLEDVLGNLNLSSTITPQMINLGLSQELVDEVWHQQAVFRLLQLIELPLLENLLEGRDTSRAPLHGMDSDPDLLYTSSYLDREVLKAFGEAQADEWMSGAVDCLEFLPDELVVEVSRGLSGCADDLLQCKRLLYEVLAQHYGHVKQPPLLSNHVFDIHSGISELLVNGKQEQALETLQLSLKLQDSRSREELRRLLRFMAIAAKPQEVKLHKEIENRMAVKRSFSSAIVYSRRLSKGKVDLMVLFMMDNHCDLFKIPVSLHKMVSDRIMNILKGQDPDMTTGSTYCTRVSAKAYSENAEKTTKEELWSLLRTVHENPKLSSKEKRRLLGQFYKGHPQIYIQYFGNRLSSVNMLLQ; from the exons ATGGCTGGGAAGCCTTTCCGGGCCACCTACATCTGGAGCAGCATCATCGCCAATCTCCACACTCACGTGGAGGTCAAGCGCCGGCGCCACAACCTGAAGTCCTACCATGACTGCTTCCTAGGCTCAGAGGCCGTGGACGTGGTGTTGGCACATCTCACCCTGAACCGTTTCTTTGGCGACGAGGCGGTGCCGCGCCACAAGGCCGTCCGCCTCTGTCAGGCCCTCATGGACTCAAGGGTGTTTGAGCCGGTGGGCATTAAAGTGTTCGGGAAGGAAAAGAAGCGCGCCACATTTGAAGACAGTAGCTGCAGTTTGTACAGGTTCCTAAGCCCAACGACGACCTCCTCGTCGTCGTTGACCAACAGCAACTCTCACTCCACGAGCACCATCGAGAGCGGCTACGACTCACCGAGCATGAACAGGAACAAGAACAGCTTCGGCCCGTCACGTGAAAG ACAAGAGGTGCTCAGCTACTCCACCCACTCCCCCGTAAAGACAGACAAATCACTGGAGGACGTGCTGGGAAACCTCAACCTGAGCTCCACCATCACCCCTCAGATGATCAACCTCGGCCTCTCACAAGAGC TCGTGGATGAGGTGTGGCACCAGCAGGCGGTGTTCAGGCTGTTGCAGCTGATAGAGCTCCCCCTGTTGGAGAACTTGTTGGAGGGCAGAGACACTTCGCGGGCCCCGCTGCATGGCATGGACAGTGACCCCGACCTGTTGTATACATCGAGCTATCTGGACCGAGAGGTCCTGAAGGCCTTCGGTGAAGCACA GGCTGATGAGTGGATGTCAGGGGCGGTGGACTGTCTGGAGTTTCTGCCTGATGAACTGGTGGTGGAGGTCAGCCGAGGTTTGTCTGGTTGCGCTGACGACCTGCTCCAGTGTAAGAGGCTGCTCTACGAGGTCCTGGCTCAGCACTACGGTCACGTGAAACAGCCGCCACTGCTCAGCAACCATGTTTTCGACATCCACTCCGGCATCTCTGAGCTACTAG TGAACGGCAAGCAAGAGCAAGCTCTAGAGACTCTGCAGCTGAGCCTGAAGCTGCAGGACTCTCGCAGCAGAGAGGAGCTACGCAGGCTCCTGAGATTCATGGCCATCGCTGCCAAGCCACAGGAGGTCAAACTTCACAAAGAG ATCGAGAACAGAATGGCGGTGAAAAGGTCTTTCTCCAGCGCCATCGTCTACAGCAGAAGACTCTCCAAAGGAAAGGTGGACTTGATGGTTTTGTTCATGATGGACAACCACTGCGATCTGTTCAAA ATTCCTGTTTCACTGCACAAGATGGTCAGTGACAGAATCATGAATATTTTGAAAGGGCAGGATCCAGACATGACAACAG GATCAACATACTGCACAAGAGTGAGCGCAAAGGCCTATTCAGAAAACGCAGAAAAAACCACTAAAGAGGAACTTTGGTCCTTACTGCGGACGGTCCACGAGAACCCCAAACTCTCCTCGAAAGAAAAGAGACGACTGCTGGGACAGTTCTATAAAGGCCACCCACAGATTTATATTCAGTACTTTGGAAACAGATTGTCCAGTGTCAACATGTTGCTACAGTGA
- the depdc7a gene encoding DEP domain-containing protein 7 isoform X1, with protein sequence MLRTSEPGMAGKPFRATYIWSSIIANLHTHVEVKRRRHNLKSYHDCFLGSEAVDVVLAHLTLNRFFGDEAVPRHKAVRLCQALMDSRVFEPVGIKVFGKEKKRATFEDSSCSLYRFLSPTTTSSSSLTNSNSHSTSTIESGYDSPSMNRNKNSFGPSRERQEVLSYSTHSPVKTDKSLEDVLGNLNLSSTITPQMINLGLSQELVDEVWHQQAVFRLLQLIELPLLENLLEGRDTSRAPLHGMDSDPDLLYTSSYLDREVLKAFGEAQADEWMSGAVDCLEFLPDELVVEVSRGLSGCADDLLQCKRLLYEVLAQHYGHVKQPPLLSNHVFDIHSGISELLVNGKQEQALETLQLSLKLQDSRSREELRRLLRFMAIAAKPQEVKLHKEIENRMAVKRSFSSAIVYSRRLSKGKVDLMVLFMMDNHCDLFKIPVSLHKMVSDRIMNILKGQDPDMTTGSTYCTRVSAKAYSENAEKTTKEELWSLLRTVHENPKLSSKEKRRLLGQFYKGHPQIYIQYFGNRLSSVNMLLQ encoded by the exons ATGCTCCGAACATCAG AACCAGGCATGGCTGGGAAGCCTTTCCGGGCCACCTACATCTGGAGCAGCATCATCGCCAATCTCCACACTCACGTGGAGGTCAAGCGCCGGCGCCACAACCTGAAGTCCTACCATGACTGCTTCCTAGGCTCAGAGGCCGTGGACGTGGTGTTGGCACATCTCACCCTGAACCGTTTCTTTGGCGACGAGGCGGTGCCGCGCCACAAGGCCGTCCGCCTCTGTCAGGCCCTCATGGACTCAAGGGTGTTTGAGCCGGTGGGCATTAAAGTGTTCGGGAAGGAAAAGAAGCGCGCCACATTTGAAGACAGTAGCTGCAGTTTGTACAGGTTCCTAAGCCCAACGACGACCTCCTCGTCGTCGTTGACCAACAGCAACTCTCACTCCACGAGCACCATCGAGAGCGGCTACGACTCACCGAGCATGAACAGGAACAAGAACAGCTTCGGCCCGTCACGTGAAAG ACAAGAGGTGCTCAGCTACTCCACCCACTCCCCCGTAAAGACAGACAAATCACTGGAGGACGTGCTGGGAAACCTCAACCTGAGCTCCACCATCACCCCTCAGATGATCAACCTCGGCCTCTCACAAGAGC TCGTGGATGAGGTGTGGCACCAGCAGGCGGTGTTCAGGCTGTTGCAGCTGATAGAGCTCCCCCTGTTGGAGAACTTGTTGGAGGGCAGAGACACTTCGCGGGCCCCGCTGCATGGCATGGACAGTGACCCCGACCTGTTGTATACATCGAGCTATCTGGACCGAGAGGTCCTGAAGGCCTTCGGTGAAGCACA GGCTGATGAGTGGATGTCAGGGGCGGTGGACTGTCTGGAGTTTCTGCCTGATGAACTGGTGGTGGAGGTCAGCCGAGGTTTGTCTGGTTGCGCTGACGACCTGCTCCAGTGTAAGAGGCTGCTCTACGAGGTCCTGGCTCAGCACTACGGTCACGTGAAACAGCCGCCACTGCTCAGCAACCATGTTTTCGACATCCACTCCGGCATCTCTGAGCTACTAG TGAACGGCAAGCAAGAGCAAGCTCTAGAGACTCTGCAGCTGAGCCTGAAGCTGCAGGACTCTCGCAGCAGAGAGGAGCTACGCAGGCTCCTGAGATTCATGGCCATCGCTGCCAAGCCACAGGAGGTCAAACTTCACAAAGAG ATCGAGAACAGAATGGCGGTGAAAAGGTCTTTCTCCAGCGCCATCGTCTACAGCAGAAGACTCTCCAAAGGAAAGGTGGACTTGATGGTTTTGTTCATGATGGACAACCACTGCGATCTGTTCAAA ATTCCTGTTTCACTGCACAAGATGGTCAGTGACAGAATCATGAATATTTTGAAAGGGCAGGATCCAGACATGACAACAG GATCAACATACTGCACAAGAGTGAGCGCAAAGGCCTATTCAGAAAACGCAGAAAAAACCACTAAAGAGGAACTTTGGTCCTTACTGCGGACGGTCCACGAGAACCCCAAACTCTCCTCGAAAGAAAAGAGACGACTGCTGGGACAGTTCTATAAAGGCCACCCACAGATTTATATTCAGTACTTTGGAAACAGATTGTCCAGTGTCAACATGTTGCTACAGTGA